One window from the genome of Antechinus flavipes isolate AdamAnt ecotype Samford, QLD, Australia chromosome X, AdamAnt_v2, whole genome shotgun sequence encodes:
- the GPR83 gene encoding G-protein coupled receptor 83: MAPTPFGGTLTTVGELLGRGESLQTTGAVKLGTVRPPIMPLRPLLFSPSDILGSKPSGLDPLSAFLPTEVEMTIPGLRCLFVFAYFSIILMSMLGNTLVCSVLLKSKRIHSATGVFIANLALAGIMITLLNTPFTLVSFFSSTWLFGYMMCYLSRFIQYCSGHVFALTLMALTLDRYKVILKPDKPRTTALKGSIWVIIIWILASCFSLPHTLYQRLPQFDAMNQTNRMICLPSIPHPSDVIRKYLQMVNFLFLYILPLLVISLTYSMIGKKLWLQNSIQDATSEYSASRQPKKIMTLKMLIVVVVVFTICWLPLHFYELLLSMNVISSREDMYFAFHWFAMSNACYNPFIYCWVNRNFRNQLKRSVRSWWQHLMGREQDQSSTLSATSRHTLGECSPFWNTGSGDSVINENAFQHCSQTDLSSIHPIVEMT, from the exons ATGGCTCCCACCCCGTTCGGTGGCACCTTGACTACCGTGGGAGAGTTACTCGGGCGTGGTGAAAGCCTCCAGACCACCGGGGCCGTGAAACTGGGCACCGTGAGGCCCCCCATCATGCCGCTGCGGCCTCTCTTGTTCAGCCCCTCGGACATCTTGGGCTCGAAGCCGTCCGGCCTCGACCCCCTGAGCGCCTTCCTCCCCACCGAGGTTGAGATGACGATCCCCGGTCTGAGGTGCTTGTTCGTCTTCGCCTACTTCTCCATCATCCTCATGTCCATGCTGGGAAACACTCTGGTCTGCAGCGTCCTCCTGAAAAGTAAGCGGATCCACTCGGCCACCGGCGTCTTCATCGCCAACCTGGCCTTGGCCGGCATCATGATCACTTTGCTGAATACGCCCTTCACTTTG GTAAGTTTCTTCAGCAGCACCTGGCTGTTTGGATACATGATGTGTTACCTGAGTCGCTTTATCCAATACTGTTCCGGCCATGTTTTCGCGCTGACTCTAATGGCCCTCACGCTGGATCGTTACAAG GTAATCCTGAAGCCTGACAAGCCACGGACAACTGCTTTGAAGGGTAGTATCTGGGTCATCATCATCTGGATCCTGGCCAGCTGTTTTTCCTTACCACATACTTTGTACCAGAGATTGCCTCAGTTTGATGCTAT GAACCAGACCAACAGGATGATCTGCCTTCCCAGCATCCCTCACCCTTCAGATGTTATCAGGAAGTACCTGCAAATGGTTAACTTCCTTTTCCTGTATATCCTGCCCCTGCTGGTGATTTCACTCACCTACTCAATGATAGGCAAGAAGCTGTGGCTGCAGAATTCCATCCAAGATGCTACCTCGGAATACTCCGCCAGTCGCCAACCAAAGAAGATAATGACCCTGAAGATGCTGATCGTGGTGGTGGTAGTCTTCACCATCTGTTGGCTCCCCCTCCATTTCTATGAGTTGCTCCTGTCTATGAATGTCATCTCTAGTCGGGAGGATATGTATTTCGCTTTCCACTGGTTTGCCATGAGCAACGCTTGCTATAACCCCTTTATCTATTGTTGGGTCAACAGAAATTTCCGTAATCAGCTCAAGAGGTCTGTGCGTTCTTGGTGGCAGCATCTGATGGGTCGTGAGCAGGATCAGTCATCCACTCTCTCGGCCACCTCTCGGCACACCTTGGGGGAATGTTCCCCTTTTTGGAATACCGGTTCGGGGGATAGTGTAATCAATGAGAATGCCTTCCAGCATTGTAGCCAGACAGATTTATCTAGTATCCATCCCATCGTAGAAATGACTTGA